The following coding sequences are from one Streptomyces sp. NBC_00536 window:
- a CDS encoding DUF881 domain-containing protein has translation MSNSDDSSAGPRRRVRPVRLLTAAVFALAGLIFVTSFNTSKGTNIRTDGSLLKLSDLIHERSQSNAELDASTAEVRREVDALAERDDGSTKAEDAKLAALRAAAGTAELSGRAVSVTLNDAPPNATARIPNVPEPQPNDLVIHQQDLQAVVNALWQGGARGIEVMDQRLISTSAVRCVGNTLILQGRVYSPPYKVTAIGDPGALRKALAASPAIQNYQLYVNAYGLGWKVEEQKALTLPGYSGTVDLHYAKPVESASASAS, from the coding sequence TTGAGCAATTCCGACGACTCCTCCGCGGGTCCCCGTCGCCGGGTCAGACCGGTCCGGCTGCTGACTGCCGCCGTGTTCGCCCTGGCCGGCCTCATTTTCGTCACCAGCTTCAACACGTCCAAGGGTACGAACATCCGCACGGACGGCTCACTCCTGAAGCTGTCGGACCTCATCCACGAACGCAGCCAGAGCAACGCCGAACTCGACGCGAGCACCGCCGAGGTCCGCCGCGAGGTCGACGCGCTGGCCGAGCGCGACGACGGCAGCACCAAGGCCGAGGACGCCAAACTCGCGGCCCTGCGCGCCGCCGCGGGCACCGCCGAACTCTCCGGCAGGGCCGTCTCGGTGACCCTCAACGACGCTCCGCCGAATGCCACCGCCCGCATCCCCAACGTCCCCGAGCCGCAGCCCAACGACCTGGTGATCCACCAGCAGGACCTCCAGGCCGTGGTCAATGCCCTGTGGCAGGGCGGCGCCCGGGGCATCGAGGTCATGGACCAGCGGCTGATCTCCACCAGCGCCGTGCGCTGCGTGGGCAACACCCTGATCCTCCAGGGCCGGGTGTACTCGCCGCCGTACAAGGTCACCGCGATCGGCGACCCGGGCGCGTTGCGCAAGGCGCTCGCCGCCTCGCCGGCCATCCAGAACTACCAGCTGTACGTCAACGCCTACGGGCTGGGCTGGAAAGTCGAGGAGCAGAAGGCGCTGACACTTCCGGGCTACTCCGGCACAGTGGACCTCCACTATGCGAAGCCCGTGGAGTCCGCGTCGGCGTCCGCGTCCTGA
- a CDS encoding rhomboid family intramembrane serine protease, which produces MDSDRPDTGRVPGCYRHPDHETRIRCTRCERPICTDCMISASVGFQCPECVRSGSGTGHVATANTPRTIAGGVVVADTALVTKALLGINAAVFFAALAAPAVLLPLELIGRYAEYLGGPPEGVSTGQYYRLLTSVFLHEQWWHIIGNMTALWFLGAPLEAALGRARYLAVYLLSGLGGSALVYLLTPPNMPTLGASGAIFGLLGATVVLMRRMRDSMRPIAVMVLLMLLLTFVPIGGTGEISWQAHIGGLVTGVLVGLGMLLPSSTPGKRRALVQWGTCAVVFLLAVAVVLIRTSELV; this is translated from the coding sequence ATGGACAGCGACCGGCCGGACACCGGACGGGTACCGGGCTGCTACCGGCACCCGGATCACGAGACCCGGATCAGATGCACCCGCTGTGAGCGCCCGATCTGCACCGACTGCATGATCAGCGCCTCGGTGGGCTTCCAGTGCCCGGAGTGCGTCCGTTCCGGATCGGGTACGGGCCACGTCGCGACGGCCAACACCCCGCGCACCATCGCGGGCGGGGTCGTGGTCGCGGACACCGCCCTGGTCACCAAGGCCTTGCTGGGGATCAATGCCGCGGTGTTCTTCGCGGCTCTCGCCGCCCCGGCCGTGCTGCTCCCGCTGGAGCTGATCGGCCGGTACGCCGAATATCTCGGCGGCCCGCCCGAAGGGGTGTCCACCGGCCAGTACTACCGGCTGCTGACCTCGGTCTTCCTGCACGAGCAGTGGTGGCACATCATCGGCAACATGACCGCCCTGTGGTTCCTCGGCGCCCCGCTGGAGGCCGCCCTGGGCCGGGCCCGCTACCTCGCCGTGTACCTGCTCTCCGGGCTGGGCGGCAGCGCGCTGGTCTATCTGCTCACCCCGCCGAACATGCCGACCCTGGGCGCGTCCGGGGCGATCTTCGGGCTGCTCGGAGCCACCGTCGTGCTGATGCGGCGGATGCGGGACAGCATGCGCCCGATCGCCGTGATGGTCCTGCTGATGCTGCTGCTGACCTTCGTACCGATCGGCGGGACCGGGGAGATCTCCTGGCAGGCCCACATCGGCGGGCTGGTCACCGGGGTGCTGGTCGGTCTGGGCATGCTGCTGCCCTCCTCCACGCCTGGGAAGCGGCGGGCGCTGGTCCAGTGGGGGACCTGTGCGGTCGTCTTCCTGCTGGCGGTGGCCGTCGTGCTGATCAGGACGTCCGAGCTGGTCTGA
- a CDS encoding LysM peptidoglycan-binding domain-containing protein, translating to MGIFDFLKSDKKKAHDAAEKAKEQVEQQAAARSAPAASAPADTAIKYTDASATATKEAADRMAAQARAAAQAVTPPKPAPVAPKPAAAAPAPPRPAPMAPKPAPAAKKRTYTVRSGDSLSAIARRELGNEARWRELYAMNKGVVGSNPDLIRPGMVLTLPN from the coding sequence ATGGGAATCTTCGACTTCCTCAAGTCCGACAAGAAGAAGGCGCACGACGCCGCGGAGAAGGCCAAGGAACAGGTCGAACAGCAGGCCGCGGCCCGCTCGGCACCCGCGGCGAGCGCACCCGCCGACACCGCCATCAAGTACACCGACGCGTCGGCCACGGCGACCAAGGAGGCCGCCGACCGGATGGCGGCCCAGGCCCGGGCAGCCGCGCAGGCGGTCACTCCGCCCAAGCCCGCCCCGGTCGCGCCGAAGCCCGCCGCGGCAGCGCCCGCGCCGCCCCGCCCCGCCCCGATGGCCCCGAAGCCCGCACCCGCCGCCAAGAAGCGCACCTACACGGTCAGGTCCGGTGACTCCCTCTCGGCGATCGCCCGCCGCGAGCTGGGCAACGAGGCCCGCTGGCGCGAGCTGTACGCCATGAACAAGGGCGTCGTCGGTTCCAACCCCGACCTGATCCGCCCGGGCATGGTGCTCACCCTCCCCAACTGA
- a CDS encoding peptidylprolyl isomerase, whose protein sequence is MAAKLFATLKTNHGDIEIELLANHAPKTVRNFVELAKGEREWTRPSDGQKTTEPFYDGTVFHRVISGFMIQGGDPLGNGTGGPGYQFADEFHPDLAFTKPFLLAMANSGPGTNGSQFFITVAPTAWLTRKHTIFGEITDKASQAVVSAIAAGATNPRTDRPVEDVVIKAVVIEER, encoded by the coding sequence GTGGCCGCGAAGCTTTTCGCCACCCTCAAGACGAACCACGGCGACATCGAGATCGAGCTGCTGGCGAACCATGCCCCGAAGACCGTCCGGAACTTCGTGGAACTGGCCAAGGGCGAGCGCGAGTGGACCCGCCCCTCCGACGGCCAGAAGACCACCGAACCGTTCTACGACGGCACCGTCTTCCACCGCGTGATCAGCGGTTTCATGATCCAGGGCGGCGACCCGCTCGGAAACGGCACCGGTGGCCCCGGGTACCAGTTCGCCGACGAGTTCCACCCCGACCTGGCCTTCACCAAGCCGTTCCTGCTGGCCATGGCGAACTCCGGGCCGGGTACGAACGGCTCGCAGTTCTTCATCACCGTCGCCCCCACCGCGTGGCTGACCCGCAAGCACACGATCTTCGGTGAGATCACCGACAAGGCCAGCCAGGCGGTCGTCAGCGCCATCGCCGCCGGGGCGACCAACCCGCGCACCGACCGTCCCGTGGAGGACGTGGTGATCAAGGCCGTGGTGATCGAGGAGCGCTGA
- a CDS encoding MFS transporter, protein MPAAPAPSSAPTSAPSSTPPSARPEAPAEAPVTVTTAGAARPGHGLRSRWTALAVLSTGMLMTVLDGSIVTVAMPAIQNDLGFSPAGLSWVVNAYLIAFGSLLLLAGRLGDLIGHKRMFLAGTAVFTGASLLAGFAGSPELLIAARFLQGLGSAMASAVSLGILINLFTEPRERAKAIAVFSFTGAAGASLGQVLGGVLTDALDWHWIFFINLPIGLAALLLALPALPAGRGLGLGAGADVLGAVLVTAGLMLGIYTVVKVEQYGWTSAHTLGLGALSLALLAAFTVRQAKARTPLMPLRIFRSRTVVGANLVQMLMIAALFSFQILVALYLQKVLGYSAAATGLAMLPAAVVIGVTSLGISTRLISRFGGRAVLLTGLVLLLGGQLLLTRLPVHADYVTDLLPVMLLAAGFGLALPALTGLAMSGAGAEDAGLASGLFNTTQQIGMAVGVAVLSTLAASHTESLTRTGHTTAEALTGGYHVAFGIGSGLLLAAVALAAILLRPERRA, encoded by the coding sequence ATGCCTGCCGCACCCGCACCGTCTTCCGCACCGACTTCCGCCCCCTCTTCCACGCCGCCCTCGGCACGCCCCGAAGCGCCGGCCGAAGCCCCGGTCACGGTGACCACCGCGGGGGCCGCGCGTCCCGGACACGGACTGCGCTCCCGCTGGACCGCCCTCGCCGTCCTCTCCACCGGGATGCTGATGACGGTCCTGGACGGCAGCATCGTCACGGTGGCCATGCCCGCCATCCAGAACGACCTCGGCTTCTCCCCCGCCGGACTCAGCTGGGTGGTGAACGCCTACCTGATCGCCTTCGGCAGCCTGCTGCTGCTCGCCGGGCGCCTCGGGGACCTCATCGGTCACAAGCGGATGTTCCTGGCCGGGACGGCCGTCTTCACCGGCGCATCCCTGCTCGCGGGCTTCGCCGGCTCCCCCGAACTGCTGATCGCCGCCCGCTTCCTCCAGGGACTGGGCAGCGCGATGGCCTCCGCCGTCAGCCTCGGCATCCTGATCAACCTCTTCACCGAACCCCGCGAGCGGGCCAAGGCCATCGCGGTCTTCTCCTTCACCGGAGCGGCCGGAGCCTCCCTCGGCCAGGTGCTCGGCGGCGTCCTCACCGATGCCCTCGACTGGCACTGGATCTTCTTCATCAACCTGCCGATCGGCCTGGCCGCACTGCTGCTGGCACTGCCTGCGCTCCCGGCGGGCCGTGGACTCGGGCTGGGTGCGGGCGCCGATGTGCTGGGCGCGGTCCTGGTGACCGCGGGACTGATGCTCGGCATCTACACCGTGGTCAAGGTCGAGCAGTACGGATGGACCTCCGCGCACACCCTCGGGCTCGGCGCGCTCTCCCTGGCCCTGCTCGCCGCCTTCACCGTCCGGCAGGCCAAGGCCCGTACCCCGCTGATGCCGCTCCGGATCTTCCGGTCCCGCACCGTGGTCGGCGCCAACCTGGTCCAGATGCTGATGATCGCCGCGCTCTTCTCCTTCCAGATCCTGGTCGCCCTCTACCTCCAGAAGGTCCTCGGCTACAGCGCCGCCGCCACCGGGCTCGCCATGCTTCCGGCCGCCGTGGTGATCGGTGTGACCTCCCTCGGCATCTCGACCCGCCTGATCTCCCGGTTCGGCGGCCGCGCGGTCCTGCTCACCGGTCTCGTCCTGCTGCTGGGCGGCCAGCTCCTGCTGACCCGACTGCCCGTGCACGCCGACTACGTGACCGACCTGCTGCCCGTGATGCTCCTCGCGGCGGGCTTCGGCCTGGCCCTGCCGGCCCTGACCGGACTGGCCATGTCGGGTGCCGGCGCCGAGGACGCGGGCCTGGCCTCGGGGCTGTTCAACACCACCCAGCAGATCGGCATGGCGGTGGGCGTCGCGGTCCTCTCCACCCTGGCGGCCTCGCACACCGAGTCCCTCACCCGCACCGGGCACACCACGGCCGAAGCCCTGACCGGCGGCTACCACGTGGCCTTCGGGATCGGCTCCGGACTGCTCCTGGCGGCCGTCGCCCTGGCCGCGATCCTGCTCCGCCCGGAGCGCCGGGCCTGA
- a CDS encoding class E sortase → MLVRTFSEVCLTVGTVIVLFVGYVLLWTGVKADRAMDGEMERLHGRWSAAAPAPAAAAGSGTGPAPAPTAGPAPAPAQGGAFAEMYIPRFGADWKKPVLQGTAAEVLKKGLGHYADTALPGDAGNFSVAGHRRTYGDPFKDFPELRPGDLVIVKDASAWYTYTIRNEPLRTLPTDVAVVDPVPRRSPFTSPGRYLTLTTCDPEWGHSHRLIVWAELTRTVTAARGKPEGLPG, encoded by the coding sequence CTGCTGGTGCGGACGTTCAGCGAGGTGTGCCTGACCGTCGGCACGGTGATCGTGCTGTTCGTCGGGTACGTCCTGCTGTGGACCGGGGTCAAGGCCGACCGGGCCATGGACGGCGAGATGGAGCGGCTGCACGGCCGGTGGTCGGCGGCCGCCCCCGCCCCCGCCGCGGCCGCCGGATCCGGCACCGGCCCGGCGCCCGCCCCCACGGCGGGTCCCGCACCGGCCCCCGCGCAGGGCGGGGCGTTCGCCGAGATGTACATCCCGCGCTTCGGAGCGGACTGGAAGAAGCCGGTCCTTCAGGGCACCGCGGCCGAGGTCCTGAAGAAGGGCCTCGGTCACTATGCGGACACCGCGCTCCCGGGAGACGCCGGGAACTTCTCGGTGGCCGGGCACCGGCGCACGTACGGAGATCCCTTCAAGGATTTCCCCGAGCTGCGCCCCGGTGACCTGGTGATCGTCAAGGACGCGTCCGCCTGGTACACGTACACGATCCGGAACGAGCCGCTGCGGACCCTGCCGACGGACGTCGCGGTGGTCGATCCCGTACCCCGCAGGTCCCCCTTCACCTCGCCCGGCCGCTACCTGACGCTGACCACCTGCGATCCGGAATGGGGGCACAGCCACCGGCTGATCGTCTGGGCGGAACTGACCCGGACCGTCACGGCCGCGCGGGGCAAACCGGAGGGATTGCCCGGCTGA
- a CDS encoding DUF5324 family protein yields the protein MTRKDSVHAAAESARESMRHAAEVVAPYAGTAKDAAAHYAHEANVRLTPKVSYAAGEAARQARTAYDSHLHPRVLSARAHVPPNVDRAATRAVCRTRQAARQAADYTAPRFESALAAAQPVAEEAASRSAAALAALRGQVSAQDVQQLVKRNERRARCGRLFKGAALIGLLAGGAFAAWKWWDQQSNPDWLVEPPAATELSARDGESADFDDESAAKERSAADEQQS from the coding sequence GTGACCCGCAAGGACAGCGTGCACGCCGCGGCCGAGAGCGCGAGGGAAAGCATGCGGCACGCCGCGGAAGTGGTGGCGCCGTACGCGGGAACCGCCAAGGACGCCGCCGCGCACTACGCGCACGAAGCGAACGTACGGCTGACACCGAAGGTTTCGTACGCGGCCGGTGAGGCCGCCCGGCAGGCCCGCACTGCCTACGACAGCCATCTGCATCCGCGCGTGCTGTCGGCGCGCGCCCACGTCCCCCCGAATGTGGACCGGGCGGCGACGCGCGCCGTGTGCCGGACCCGCCAGGCCGCGCGGCAGGCCGCCGACTACACGGCGCCGCGGTTCGAGAGCGCGCTCGCGGCGGCCCAGCCGGTGGCGGAGGAGGCCGCCTCGCGGTCGGCCGCCGCACTGGCCGCGCTGCGCGGGCAGGTCTCGGCCCAGGACGTGCAGCAGCTGGTCAAGCGCAACGAGCGCCGGGCGCGCTGCGGCCGGCTGTTCAAGGGAGCCGCCCTGATCGGCCTGCTGGCCGGTGGCGCCTTCGCCGCATGGAAGTGGTGGGACCAGCAGTCGAACCCGGACTGGCTGGTGGAACCGCCCGCGGCGACCGAACTGTCGGCCCGCGACGGCGAGTCGGCGGATTTCGATGACGAGTCGGCGGCGAAGGAGCGGTCGGCGGCCGACGAGCAGCAGTCTTAG
- a CDS encoding MarR family winged helix-turn-helix transcriptional regulator, translated as MTAMAPTRTEPDLSFLLDHTSHVLRTRMAAALDEVGLTARMHCVLVHALEEERTQIQLAEIGDMDKTTMVVTVDALEKAGLAERRPSSRDRRARIIAVTPAGAELAERSTRIVDRVHAEAVGSLTDADRTALLRVLNLLVEGDLAVPSESPRPARRARQ; from the coding sequence ATGACTGCCATGGCACCCACTCGGACCGAGCCCGACCTCTCCTTCCTGCTGGACCACACCAGCCATGTCCTGCGCACCCGGATGGCGGCCGCCCTCGACGAGGTCGGCCTGACCGCCCGCATGCACTGCGTCCTGGTCCACGCCCTGGAGGAGGAGCGCACCCAGATCCAGCTCGCGGAGATCGGCGACATGGACAAGACGACGATGGTGGTGACCGTCGACGCCCTGGAGAAGGCCGGTCTGGCCGAGCGCAGGCCCTCCTCCCGGGACCGCCGGGCGCGGATCATCGCGGTCACCCCGGCGGGCGCGGAGCTGGCCGAGCGGAGCACCCGGATCGTGGACCGGGTGCACGCCGAGGCCGTCGGTTCGCTCACCGACGCCGACCGGACGGCGCTGCTGCGCGTACTGAACCTGCTGGTGGAAGGGGATCTGGCGGTCCCCAGCGAGAGCCCGCGCCCGGCCCGCCGGGCCCGCCAGTAG
- the crgA gene encoding cell division protein CrgA has protein sequence MPKSRIRKKDDYTPPPAKQAQTIRLTNRSWVAPVMLAFFLIGLAWIVVFYVTDTQLPIESLGNWNIVVGFGFIAAGFGVSTQWK, from the coding sequence GTGCCGAAGTCACGTATCCGCAAGAAGGACGATTACACCCCGCCGCCGGCGAAGCAGGCGCAGACGATCAGGCTGACGAACCGCAGCTGGGTAGCCCCGGTGATGCTGGCGTTCTTCCTCATCGGTCTTGCCTGGATTGTCGTCTTTTATGTGACCGATACCCAGCTGCCGATCGAATCCCTCGGCAACTGGAACATTGTGGTTGGTTTTGGCTTCATCGCGGCAGGCTTCGGCGTCTCCACGCAGTGGAAGTAA
- a CDS encoding aminodeoxychorismate/anthranilate synthase component II, translated as MNARILVVDNYDSFVFNLVQYLYQLGAECEVVRNDEVALAHAQDGFDGVLLSPGPGTPEEAGVCVEMVRHCADTGVPVFGVCLGMQSMAVAYGGVVGRAPELLHGKTSPVVHEGQGVFAGLPSPFTATRYHSLAAEPMTLPDELEVTARTEDGIIMGLRHREHDVEGVQFHPESVLTEWGHKMLANWLVRCGDADAVARSVGLAPVVGKALA; from the coding sequence GTGAACGCGCGCATTCTGGTCGTGGACAACTACGACAGCTTTGTCTTCAACCTGGTCCAGTACCTCTACCAGCTCGGTGCCGAGTGCGAGGTCGTGCGCAACGACGAGGTCGCTCTCGCCCACGCCCAGGACGGGTTCGACGGCGTCCTGCTCTCCCCGGGCCCGGGCACGCCCGAGGAGGCCGGGGTCTGCGTCGAGATGGTCCGCCACTGCGCGGACACCGGCGTGCCGGTCTTCGGCGTCTGCCTGGGCATGCAGTCGATGGCCGTGGCGTACGGCGGGGTCGTCGGCCGTGCCCCCGAGCTGCTGCACGGCAAGACCTCCCCGGTGGTCCACGAGGGGCAGGGCGTCTTCGCCGGCCTCCCGTCGCCCTTCACCGCGACCCGCTACCACTCCCTCGCCGCCGAGCCGATGACGCTCCCGGACGAGCTGGAGGTCACGGCGCGGACCGAGGACGGGATCATCATGGGGCTGCGGCACCGCGAGCACGACGTCGAGGGCGTGCAGTTCCACCCCGAGTCGGTGCTGACCGAGTGGGGCCACAAGATGCTCGCCAACTGGCTGGTGCGCTGCGGTGACGCGGACGCCGTGGCCCGTTCGGTGGGACTGGCCCCGGTGGTGGGCAAGGCCCTCGCGTGA